One window from the genome of Pyrus communis chromosome 16, drPyrComm1.1, whole genome shotgun sequence encodes:
- the LOC137719904 gene encoding uncharacterized protein encodes MKGNSARPRRDNGEEQRLAKRRKLRRQQQSEQRKSTMQRSATVMRKAMNLNKLCGAQVCVVAYIGPNTKVKVWPEDEDLAKAIISKHQAAAIKNRNNPKTREVNIYNFFQGKMKQLEQKIELNDKELDALSEDSLMDLAAFLESKLQKLDYLVRSIEGKSVVDLPYGYDDCNLVHKEPHVQQPLFDPILNCSGNPMMMGFEGQTMFSTATATATWPWQNSLADGHYQSAGFANCSNCNMMTAGLVDPSVSAEAGTSGPSTLAVDQNFAWMGSDNWENNVNVLGVEDRPGSMPVFDGSDNFGVMNNNLLPQQCMPSQLDDSFPITSWRNLLSFE; translated from the coding sequence ATGAAGGGGAACTCAGCTCGACCAAGGAGAGACAACGGCGAAGAGCAAAGGCTCGCTAAACGCAGAAAACTGAGGCGGCAGCAGCAGTCGGAACAACGGAAATCCACGATGCAGAGATCAGCAACTGTGATGAGGAAAGCAATGAATCTCAATAAGCTCTGCGGAGCTCAGGTCTGCGTGGTTGCATATATTGGACCCAATACCAAAGTTAAGGTCTGGCCAGAAGACGAGGACTTGGCCAAAGCCATTATCAGTAAGCACCAAGCGGCAGCTATTAAGAACAGAAACAACCCTAAAACGCGAGAGGTCAACatctataatttttttcaaggTAAGATGAAGCAGCTTGAACAAAAGATTGAGCTCAATGACAAGGAACTAGACGCGTTATCTGAGGATTCGTTGATGGATTTGGCAGCATTCTTAGAGTCCAAGCTACAGAAATTGGACTACCTGGTTAGGTCAATTGAAGGAAAATCTGTTGTTGATTTGCCGTACGGTTATGATGACTGTAACTTGGTACACAAGGAACCACATGTACAACAGCCATTGTTTGATCCGATTCTAAACTGCTCAGGAAACCCAATGATGATGGGATTTGAGGGTCAAACTATGTTTTCCACTGCCACTGCCACAGCCACCTGGCCGTGGCAGAATAGCCTTGCCGATGGTCACTATCAATCTGCAGGCTTCGCAAATTGCTCCAATTGTAACATGATGACCGCCGGGCTAGTGGATCCAAGTGTATCAGCTGAAGCTGGGACAAGTGGTCCTTCAACTTTAGCAGTTGATCAAAACTTTGCTTGGATGGGGTCCGATAATTGGGAGAACAATGTTAACGTGCTTGGGGTTGAGGACCGACCAGGATCAATGCCGGTTTTCGATGGGTCAGACAACTTTGGTGTGATGAACAATAATCTTCTTCCTCAGCAGTGTATGCCATCCCAACTTGACGATTCTTTCCCAATAACATCTTGGAGAAATCTCTTGAGTTTCGAATGA
- the LOC137719517 gene encoding cytochrome P450 71AU50-like, which translates to MDWVSAIVGLLALVYVLQAWTKSNNKKKGLPPGPRGLPLFGNLHMLGEFPHRDLYRLAQKHGDIMYLRLGLAPVIIASSPQAAELFLKTHDLNFASRPPLEAAKHISWGQRNLSFGEYGSYWRTMRKMCTLELLSAHKINSFKSMRKEELDILINFIQEAAHDRVTVNLSAKVSSLSADISCLMVFGKKYKDKELDEKGFKAVVQEGMHLAATPNFGDYIPFLAPLDLQGLTKRMKVVHKVFDDFFEKIIDEHLQSTSEERPKDFVDVMLGFMGSVESEYRIERSNIKAIMLDMLSGSMDTTATSTEWTLSELLKHPQVMKKVQKEIENVVGMERMVEESDLEKLQYLDMVVKETMRLHPVAPLLLPHAAIEDCNVNGFHIPGKSRIMINIWAIGRNPSVWTDADKFIPERFDGSNIDFRGRDFQFIPFGSGRRGCPGMQLGITMVQLLVAQLVHCFDWELPNNMLPTELDMTEEFGLTVPRANHLLALPTYRLHQRQQ; encoded by the exons ATGGATTGGGTTAGTGCAATAGTTGGGTTGCTAGCACTTGTTTATGTGCTGCAAGCATGGACCAAAAGCAACAACAAAAAGAAGGGACTGCCTCCCGGTCCCAGAGGGCTTCCGCTTTTCGGAAATCTGCACATGTTAGGGGAGTTCCCTCACCGGGATCTGTATCGACTAGCCCAAAAGCACGGCGACATCATGTACCTGCGCTTGGGGCTTGCTCCTGTCATTATTGCCTCATCCCCTCAGGCTGCTGAGCTGTTTCTCAAAACACATGACCTTAATTTTGCAAGTAGGCCACCACTTGAAGCTGCAAAGCATATCTCTTGGGGACAAAGGAATTTGTCCTTTGGCGAGTATGGCTCTTATTGGCGAACCATGCGTAAGATGTGCACCCTTGAATTGCTTAGCGCCCACAAGATTAACTCTTTCAAGTCCATGAGGAAAGAAGAGCTTGACATCTTGATTAACTTTATTCAAGAGGCTGCTCATGATCGTGTTACTGTCAATCTCAGTGCCAAGGTTTCGTCTCTCAGCGCAGACATTAGTTGCCTGATGGTGTTTGGGAAGAAGTACAAGGACAAAGAATTGGATGAGAAGGGTTTCAAGGCAGTGGTCCAAGAGGGCATGCATTTGGCTGCCACCCCTAACTTTGGTGATTACATCCCTTTTCTTGCTCCACTTGACCTCCAGGGGTTAACTAAGCGCATGAAGGTTGTTCACAAGGTGTTTGATGACTTTTTTGAGAAGATCATCGACGAGCATCTTCAGTCTACCAGCGAAGAAAGACCTAAGGACTTTGTTGATGTCATGTTGGGCTTCATGGGATCAGTAGAGTCTGAGTACCGAATTGAACGTTCCAATATCAAAGCTATAATGTTG GACATGCTCTCAGGTTCGATGGACACTACAGCAACATCGACTGAGTGGACACTCTCCGAACTCCTCAAGCATCCACAGGTAATGAAGAAAGTCCAGAAGGAGATAGAAAATGTTGTCGGCATGGAGAGAATGGTGGAAGAATCAGACTTGGAGAAGTTGCAGTACTTGGACATGGTAGTGAAGGAAACCATGAGGCTTCATCCAGTGGCACCATTGCTGCTTCCCCATGCAGCCATTGAGGACTGCAACGTTAATGGCTTCCACATACCTGGAAAATCCCGTATCATGATCAATATATGGGCAATTGGCAGGAACCCGAGTGTGTGGACTGATGCAGACAAGTTCATACCGGAAAGGTTTGATGGCAGCAATATAGATTTCCGCGGACGTGACTTCCAATTTATTCCGTTTGGCTCTGGTCGAAGGGGTTGCCCTGGAATGCAGTTAGGCATCACGATGGTACAGCTATTGGTGGCACAACTTGTGCATTGCTTTGATTGGGAACTTCCAAATAATATGTTGCCAACTGAGTTGGACATGACGGAGGAGTTCGGTCTAACGGTTCCAAGGGCTAATCATCTCTTAGCTCTTCCTACTTATCGCCTTCATCAACGTCagcaataa